Part of the Maridesulfovibrio sp. genome, TTCGAGATTATACAAGAAGACGTGGCTGATGCGCTACGCGATTGACGAGTTGATAAGGGGAAGACCTTCTACTCTCCCTAGTTGGGAATAATGGAGATGTTAGCTCAACCGCTCAATATCAATAAATTCAGTAGTCGCCGTATGGACTTTAAACTTGTGCCCGTTGATTTCGATCACCGGGGTTCCCAACGGAATTTCCATGGTCTGGCGGTTGACTACTTTGGGGCGGCTGCCGCCTTCAAGGTGACGGATTTCAAAAAGAATTGTCATCCCTTTTTTTCCTAGAAACCTGATAACATAATGGTGTTCGGAATCCGGCAGAACGTTGGTTCTGATTACTTTTTTGAATTGAAGCTTTCGCGGGCTAATTTCTGCCTGAACTTTCCTGAAAACATTTTTCCTGTCTGTGGGGATGTACATAGTCGGAGACAGGGTGCCGTCTTTTTCCAAAGTTCCAAAGAATGAATCCAGCAGGATTACTCCACCGGGCAGTCCTGAATTCATCAGTTCGTAAGTTACGTTGGAGTAGCCATTTATTGTCCGTGGTGGATTTTGATCCCTGGTCAGCAGAATTATTTTGAAATCACGGTTCGTCTGCATTTTGGGCAGCGTGATGACTTCCTCATCATATTGCAGGAAGCGGAGAATGTCCGCTCCGGCAGGATAGGAAATCCGTGCTCCTGTAGGCATACTTTGTGAGCGGACATTGCGCAGTTTATGTTTGTCCGGCTGGCTGGTCAGATTTATGTTCAACCGCACTTCCCGTTTGCCCAGCGGTGCTTTTTCTTTGGCCATTTCAACCGGAAGGGGAGGCACCGGCGGTACTATTATTTTGGGTTGCTTACAGCCAGCAAGCAGACATAAGCTTAAGCCGAAGAGAAGGATTGCAGATTTTTGCAGCATGTTATGATCCAAAATTTTCCATGGCATATTGAATTCTCTCTTGTTCTGTGTACAGGTCCTGATGAACTTTGTCGACTTTGTCCAGTCTGTGTTGCAGACCGCATCTATTGGCGACTTGAATTGCAAGTCCCGGACGCGCATTGAGTTCAAGAATCAGTGGTCCCAGATTTTTGTCCAAAACAATATCTACGCCGAGGTAGCCCAGACCGGTTACGCTATAACCTAATGCGGCCTGCTTTAATAGCTCCGGCCAGTCCGGAATTGCTACTCCTGCAACAGGATGCAGGGTGTCCGGGTGATGGGTGCAGTTGTCGTTTTTCCATACTGCGCTGGTGGTCATACCTGTGCACATATCTACCCCACAACCCATAGCACCTTGGTGCAGGTTCGCCTTGCCGTCCGATTCCCTTGTAGGCAAACGGAGCATAGACATTACAGGTATCCCCTTGTAGACGATAATCCTGATATCCGGGACTCCTTGATAGGCGATGTCTTTGAAGACAGGCGAGAATTGTACGCAGTATTCAATCATAGCCTTGTCCGGCATTCCTCCGAGACTGTACATGCCGCTGAGAATATTTGAAATGTGGAAAGATAGGGCATCTTCAGCAACCAGAGAATCATCCGGTTTGCGGAAGCGTGGGCCGATCTTTCCGGTAATGACCAGAATCCCATTTCCGCCTGCTCCACGGGCGGGTTTGATAACAAACGAATCCTGTTTTTGCAGCAGGGCAGGTAGTTTTTTAAGTTCATGCTGGGCCCTGAATACTCCGTAAAGTTCCGGGACGTTAAGTCCTGCAGCCTGAGTTAGTTCTTTGGTGGTGATTTTGTCATCCACCAGCGGATAGAGTCTACGCGGATTGTTGGGCAGAACATAAGCCCCATTGCGTCCGTTAAGCCCTATTACTCCGAATTTTTTTAGTTTGGCGAACCAGCCCATATTAACCTTCCTTTAGGAAAGCGCGGAAGCGGACCAGATCCATAAGTCTAAATCCGGTATAGCGCCCGATCATGACGGTCAGTGCCAGCATCACGAGAAAGAGTTCCGGGAATACGAAAATCAAGTGCTCAATAAACAGGTTGCTCATGGCGATGTAGGCAAGAACTGCTACAGCCATGGAGCCGATTATCTGCTGTATGGCCTTCCCGGCACCAAGTTCATCCCACATGACGGATGTTCGTTCAATGGTCATACTCAGGATAACCATTGGGAACAGGCTGACGGAAACTCCGCGCGGAAAGCCGAGCTTAAAGCTGATAATACTGATCCCGGCCATGAGCAGTACTACGACTATCAGTACACAGGCCAGACGGGGCACCAGCAGAAGTTTCAGGTGTTCCAGATAAAGGCGTACAGCCAGACCGAGGATGATGACGATGGAAAACAGGCATAGTCCCCAGAGCAGTTGTGTTTCGCGAAATGACAGGGCTATAAGAACGGGCATGAATGTCCCGAAGGTGGTGACTCCAATAACATTACGCAAAAAGACCAGTAGGAGTACACCGATAGGGATGAGCAGGATAACCCTGTAGGTAGCCTGAGCCTGTATCGGGAGGTTGAAAAGTGAGAATTCCAGAATAGTCGGGGCGGTTATTGCAAGACGGTCAACAACGTTGCCCAGAGTGCTGACCGTTGCCGGGACAGCGGAAAGAGTCACACTTAAATTATTTCCGCCGCTGACTGTAGCCAGTGGGGCATTACCTCGCCACCAGGTGACGAAATTCACTGGAGTCCCGAAGCGTCTGTTGGCCACGTCGAACATGTGCCATTTTTCGTTGTGATAGAGTTCCAGCCAGTGTTTTAAGCCGGCGTCATTTGATGTGGTCAGGGTTATTCCGTGCACTGACTGGGCCGGTATGCCTGAAAAATGCAGCAGGCGTACGGCCATATTTACCGCTCCAAGTGTATTCTCAGTGTCGCGGAGCAGATATGCTGCATCGGGGTTACTGGATGGCTCCATGAGCCGTTTCATGAGCTGGGGCACGAAAGTTTCTATGTCGGCAGATTCGCTTCCTACTTCAGTGATAAGGGAGTTCGCAGCAACCTGTTCCGCTTCCGTGAAATGCGGATCACTCAGTTTAGGGATTTCTGTGGGGTGGACCCAGCTGTCTTCAGCCTTGCTGTGTTTCGGCCTCAACCGGGCAGAATAGAAAAGGTCCTGTTTGCCTTTTGCCGAACGCCGGGACCATATTGCGACAATATTATCAGGATTGCGAGTCTGCTGCGGAGTGCCGTCTGCGGATTGCAGGGCGTGCAACAGTCCATAGTCATCACCGATATAATACTCGTCGGTAACAGTATACTGCGGCAATTTGTTCAGGGTTTGCAAGGTGGCTTTAACCGGACTTCCTTCGGCTTCAAATGAAACATGGGCTTCAACGTTCCAGATTTCAGTCTGTTCATCCGGAGTCAGGGGAAAGTCAAGCACAAAGGCTTTGTAGCTGAATATGCCCAGCCCCAAAGTAAGGAGCAGGCCCACAAGTATTTTTAGTTGTATAGAATTCATAGTAGATATTTCCGTCGTTATTCACGGTTTGAAAGCGTATTTTTATTTAACGGGCTCGCTGAGCCGGTGGTGGCGTGAAGAATCAATTAGGATGCCGTGACGCAGCTCTTTTCGGCCTATAAGCATTTTGTACGAAAAGTTGCTGCGGTCGGTCAGGTTGACGAAAGCTTCAAAAGTTTTTTGTCCGATTTGGAGTTGCACCGGAATTACCGGCCGGCGCTGGTAGCCGGAGGGACGTTTTTTGATACGCACGATCCGGGCATAAGGGCATGTGATGCGCTGGGTGCTGCCATGCTGGTCGGTAATGGTGAATGACACTTGTTTTTTATTTTTATGGATTGTGATGTCTGTGGCATGAAGCGAAGAGCTGTCCGCACCGGTATCCAGTTTTGCTTCCATGATAATCGGTGCTTCATGATCCCAGACTTTGATTGATACGTTTTCGATATAGCCCGCAATGATATGATCTGTCGGTTTTACGGCATCTGTTGCAGAGCAGGCGGTACTGAAAAAAATAGCTGTCAGCAGAAGAATAGCTGGAAGAGCGTGGCGCATTGTAATCCTCTCGTTGGGCGCAGAATCACGTGCTGGGACGGATTCGGGCTGATTTATTATTACAGAATAGTAAGCTTCCAAGTTATCATCCCGACCGCATCACTGGCTTGCAACAATTAAGCGTAAAGGTCAAGAAGCCAGTTTGAAGACCGATTGGTATTGACATTTGATTTCTGAATTTGTATCCCTACTTCCAAATGGAAATGAAATTCATTTTCATAATCAAATAAGGAGAAAAGTGATGAAGAAGATTGTTTTAGCAATGGTTTTTGTTTTGGCCTTTGCCTCAATTGGTTCCGCTCATGATATGTGGTTGGAGAAAAAAGGGCGTAAGGCTTTTCTGATGTACGGTCATCCCGGATCAACTGACCCGTATCCCCTCAGCCGTATTACTTCCCTGACCGGGATCAATGAGAGTAATTGGAAAACTGCTCTTGAGCCTGTGTACAACAAAGGTGAGGCTTATGCATGGATCGACGACATCTATACCATGCTGACTGTCGAGTTCGATAACAAGTATTGGTACCATACCGAAGAGGGTGGCTGGCAGAATTTTGATCTTCCCAGACAAGTTTGCGGCAAGATCGTTGACGAAGGCCGGTCCTACAAGCTCTCCAAGACAATCATTGAATGGACGGACAGTATGGATAAGCCGATCGGACAGCGTGCTGAAATCGTACCTCTCAAGGATCCTACCAAAATGAAGGAAGGGGATATGCTTCCGGTTATGATGTACTATGAAGGTAAGCCTATGCCCGCAGCAGGAGCCCGCATTTCTACAACTTCAGATCGAAATATTGAACATCCCGAATTGGTTAATCTCAAGAACGCAAAACCGATTAATGTAAAAATCGGTCCTGCGGGACGTCAGGTGATCATCGGTAAGTATGAAAAGCGTCTCGATGATACTCGTCGTGTCTGGTTCGCTTTTTCCTTGAGTTTCAAGACGACTAAGTAGCAGGTTTGGTCCAGCGAGGTTTAGCTTGATTGATTATCTCCCCTGATAATGATTCAGGGGAGATTTTATTATGATTCAGTTTCGATATCAGGTTCAATCGGGAGTTTAATAATGAAGGTGGTACCTTCACCTAATTCTGACTCAATATCTATAGTCCCGCCATGTTTTTCAATTATGATGTCGTGAACAATCGCCAGACCTTGGCCCGTTCCCTTACCCACTTCTTTGGTCGTGAAGAACGGGTCGAATATTTTATGTATATTTTCTTTTGAAATTCCGCAGCCTGTATCTTTGATACTGATACTTGCATAAGGAGGATCTAATTCTGTGCTTACAGAGATTGTTCCTTTCTGATCTTCTTGTGTGTTCTCGGCAATTGCATGTGCTGCGTTTACAATCACGTTCAGCAGGACCTGATTGATTGCACCGGGCAGGCATTGAACCTGCGGCAGGTCGGGGTCAAGGTCCGTTTCAAGGTCTGCTACATATTTCCACTCATTACGGGATACTATGATGGTATTCTGGATTGCTTTATTGATATCAACAGCTTTGATCTTTTCTTCACCGGAGTGTGAAAAGTTTTTCATGGCTAAAACAATTGTGGCTACCCGTTCGACTCCTTCCAGTGCCCGGTCACAGGCTTTGATGGATTCACTGCTTATAAAATCCAAATCCATGTCATCTTTGTGCTCTTCGATTTCTTCGATAATGTTTTCGCGGTTTTCAGCTGATTCAGACTTAAGGAGTTTTTCGTAAAGGTCAATCAGTTCGTTGGTGTCGGTACATGCGTCTTTGATAAAACGAATGCTGTCGCCAACATATTGGATAGGAGTGTTTATTTCGTGTGCAATCCCGGAGGCAAGAAGCCCTATGGATTCAAGCTTTTGGGCAATGTTCAGTTTTCTTTCAAGGTGCTTGCGGTCAGTGATGTCAAACACAACCTGAACAAGATGGGTCATACCGCCAATATGGATTTCAAAAAGATGGCGGGAAATAGGCAGAGGAGTCGAGTCTTGAAGATACAGAATCCCCTCCTCGTACGTTCCTTGCTCATGCCAGTTCGGGCAGAGTAGATCCTTTTGGGTATCCGAATTAAAGGTTATCGTTGTCTGGCATGTTGCATTTATGATGGCGCTGCGGCTCATTTTGAGTAGCTTTTCGCCCACGTTATTACAATCCACCATCATGCCTTTGATGGGATCAAAGACGAATACTGCAGCTCCGATACCTTCAAAAATAGTTCCCAAAAATTCTTGGTGTTCCGCCTGTTGAATCAATGCTTTTTTCTGTTCAGAAATGTCGTGCACATTAGCCAGAATGACCACTTTCCCTTCAAATTCAATGCGGTTCAGGGTTACTTCCACTTCAAATGTTCTGCCGTCCCCCGGACATCTGGAAGTCCATTCAAAAGCAACTTTCTCTCCGCCAACGGCTTTTTGCCAATATTGATCCAGTATATCCATGTCCATTTCCGAAGCAGAAAAATCATTTTTTATGGACATGTTAAGTACTGTGGCCATGTCTACCTGATACTTCTCGAGCATGGTATCGTTTACGTCCAGAATCTGTCCTTCTGCGTCGTGGATAAAAATTGAATCATTGGTGTTGTTGAATATCAGTCGCATGGCTTCTTCTGCCTCATGGCGTTCCAAAACTTCGCGAGTCAGCTCTTCCGTGCGTTTTTGCAAGTCTGCTGTCCGTTGTAGCACTCGATTTTCTAGCTGGGCATTAACATCCTGAAGTTTTTTTTCTGCATGGCTGCGTGCTTCTATCTCGTTAATTAGCTGTTTGTTGTTTACTTCTAATTTTTTTGCCTGTTTTGCTGCTTCTTCCACCCGGATCTTGAGAATTAAATTGCGGGAGTTTATTCTTATGATAAAAACACCGCTGCCTAAAAGGAGCAAAGCAAGAAGAAGGGTGTATATTAATAGATGTTGCGGTGAAATAGAGCCTAATAGTTCCTTTTTTGGGACAATATTTAGTAATGAGAATGGTGTTTCTTTGACAGCAGAACGGACAATAAGAAGCTCTAGCGGTTTTTCCTGTTGTCCATGATCAATTGTTAATTCAGTTACCTTGTCCGTTGGGATTATAAGCCCGTCCGATATTTTTTGCGCTAACTGTTTGGGAATATAGTTCAACGGAGAGTATAAAGTTTTGTTGTAGAGTAGATAGTTCATACTACGCAGTCCTGAGCCGGACTTATAACCTGATCGAAATGGCAGAGCATTCTTTGCGTTAAGATAGGCAATAAGAGTTCCGACCTTTTCTCCCCTGAAAAGGTAGGGGTGCATGAGTATGCAATAGGTTTCATTATCAATTGTTTTTATAACAACACCTATTTTTTCTGGAGTCAGGTCTTGAGGTATATCTCCACTATATAATTTATTCCGGGGATTGGAGTCGTCCGTATCTGCAAGAATGTGCATGGACTGGCTAACGAATAAAATCCGGGTGTAAACAGGAACGTTGTTGATTGTTTTTGCTTTAATTATTTTACTCAGTATTTCAGATAGTTGAATAAGACTTGCTTGCAAACCATATTCAGGGGACATGCCCATGTCTTTGTTTTCAAAATAGCTTGAGATATCTCTGCTAATCGAGAGGGCAGCAAGGTCATTTTGTCTATCGGCAAAGAAGTGGCTGAATAAATAGGCCTCATGTTTTGAGTGTTCATTGAATTGTTGTAAAGAAGACTTACGTAAATCAACCTGAGAATTATAGTTTGTCCAGATGGTAAATAGAACATAAATAGCCAGCAGAGCTAATGCTGTCGGGATCGCTTTATTACTTTTGAACAAATGAATCTCCTTCT contains:
- a CDS encoding RimK/LysX family protein, translated to MRHALPAILLLTAIFFSTACSATDAVKPTDHIIAGYIENVSIKVWDHEAPIIMEAKLDTGADSSSLHATDITIHKNKKQVSFTITDQHGSTQRITCPYARIVRIKKRPSGYQRRPVIPVQLQIGQKTFEAFVNLTDRSNFSYKMLIGRKELRHGILIDSSRHHRLSEPVK
- a CDS encoding DUF4198 domain-containing protein; the protein is MKKIVLAMVFVLAFASIGSAHDMWLEKKGRKAFLMYGHPGSTDPYPLSRITSLTGINESNWKTALEPVYNKGEAYAWIDDIYTMLTVEFDNKYWYHTEEGGWQNFDLPRQVCGKIVDEGRSYKLSKTIIEWTDSMDKPIGQRAEIVPLKDPTKMKEGDMLPVMMYYEGKPMPAAGARISTTSDRNIEHPELVNLKNAKPINVKIGPAGRQVIIGKYEKRLDDTRRVWFAFSLSFKTTK
- a CDS encoding alpha-L-glutamate ligase-like protein, whose product is MGWFAKLKKFGVIGLNGRNGAYVLPNNPRRLYPLVDDKITTKELTQAAGLNVPELYGVFRAQHELKKLPALLQKQDSFVIKPARGAGGNGILVITGKIGPRFRKPDDSLVAEDALSFHISNILSGMYSLGGMPDKAMIEYCVQFSPVFKDIAYQGVPDIRIIVYKGIPVMSMLRLPTRESDGKANLHQGAMGCGVDMCTGMTTSAVWKNDNCTHHPDTLHPVAGVAIPDWPELLKQAALGYSVTGLGYLGVDIVLDKNLGPLILELNARPGLAIQVANRCGLQHRLDKVDKVHQDLYTEQERIQYAMENFGS
- a CDS encoding inactive transglutaminase family protein; amino-acid sequence: MNSIQLKILVGLLLTLGLGIFSYKAFVLDFPLTPDEQTEIWNVEAHVSFEAEGSPVKATLQTLNKLPQYTVTDEYYIGDDYGLLHALQSADGTPQQTRNPDNIVAIWSRRSAKGKQDLFYSARLRPKHSKAEDSWVHPTEIPKLSDPHFTEAEQVAANSLITEVGSESADIETFVPQLMKRLMEPSSNPDAAYLLRDTENTLGAVNMAVRLLHFSGIPAQSVHGITLTTSNDAGLKHWLELYHNEKWHMFDVANRRFGTPVNFVTWWRGNAPLATVSGGNNLSVTLSAVPATVSTLGNVVDRLAITAPTILEFSLFNLPIQAQATYRVILLIPIGVLLLVFLRNVIGVTTFGTFMPVLIALSFRETQLLWGLCLFSIVIILGLAVRLYLEHLKLLLVPRLACVLIVVVLLMAGISIISFKLGFPRGVSVSLFPMVILSMTIERTSVMWDELGAGKAIQQIIGSMAVAVLAYIAMSNLFIEHLIFVFPELFLVMLALTVMIGRYTGFRLMDLVRFRAFLKEG
- a CDS encoding ATP-binding protein; its protein translation is MFKSNKAIPTALALLAIYVLFTIWTNYNSQVDLRKSSLQQFNEHSKHEAYLFSHFFADRQNDLAALSISRDISSYFENKDMGMSPEYGLQASLIQLSEILSKIIKAKTINNVPVYTRILFVSQSMHILADTDDSNPRNKLYSGDIPQDLTPEKIGVVIKTIDNETYCILMHPYLFRGEKVGTLIAYLNAKNALPFRSGYKSGSGLRSMNYLLYNKTLYSPLNYIPKQLAQKISDGLIIPTDKVTELTIDHGQQEKPLELLIVRSAVKETPFSLLNIVPKKELLGSISPQHLLIYTLLLALLLLGSGVFIIRINSRNLILKIRVEEAAKQAKKLEVNNKQLINEIEARSHAEKKLQDVNAQLENRVLQRTADLQKRTEELTREVLERHEAEEAMRLIFNNTNDSIFIHDAEGQILDVNDTMLEKYQVDMATVLNMSIKNDFSASEMDMDILDQYWQKAVGGEKVAFEWTSRCPGDGRTFEVEVTLNRIEFEGKVVILANVHDISEQKKALIQQAEHQEFLGTIFEGIGAAVFVFDPIKGMMVDCNNVGEKLLKMSRSAIINATCQTTITFNSDTQKDLLCPNWHEQGTYEEGILYLQDSTPLPISRHLFEIHIGGMTHLVQVVFDITDRKHLERKLNIAQKLESIGLLASGIAHEINTPIQYVGDSIRFIKDACTDTNELIDLYEKLLKSESAENRENIIEEIEEHKDDMDLDFISSESIKACDRALEGVERVATIVLAMKNFSHSGEEKIKAVDINKAIQNTIIVSRNEWKYVADLETDLDPDLPQVQCLPGAINQVLLNVIVNAAHAIAENTQEDQKGTISVSTELDPPYASISIKDTGCGISKENIHKIFDPFFTTKEVGKGTGQGLAIVHDIIIEKHGGTIDIESELGEGTTFIIKLPIEPDIETES